A genomic stretch from Mycobacterium paraterrae includes:
- the mbtG gene encoding NADPH-dependent L-lysine N(6)-monooxygenase MbtG produces the protein MTTLAVLGAGVKAVAVAAKAHVLSQMGVDVPHVVAIERTGVAANWQASGGWTDGAQRLGTSPEKDVGFPYRSSLVPRRNAEVDERMMRYGWQSYLIATSQFAQWIDRGRPAPTHHRWSQYLRWVADEINMSVVYGEVERLAVDGDRWALHTDETCVHAQGLMITGPGQAERSLLPGNPRVMSIAQFWHRAGQQDRINAERVAVIGGGETAAAMLNELFRHRVSTITVISPQVTLFTRGESFFENTLFSDPSDWTALTVEERRDAIARTDRGVFSSNVQDALLADDRIRHLRGRVAHAVGRDEQIRLTLSTNRGSENLETVHGFDLVIDGSGADALWFTSLFSQDALDLLELGLGGPLSGDRVQEAIGHDLAVVDVAPKLFLPNLAGLNQGPGFPNLSCLGLLSDRVLGADLGSGAPFSTHRASSRRDDEHQSIR, from the coding sequence ATGACCACACTGGCCGTGCTTGGCGCCGGGGTGAAGGCGGTGGCGGTTGCCGCGAAAGCCCATGTGCTGAGCCAGATGGGCGTCGACGTGCCGCACGTGGTCGCGATCGAGCGGACCGGGGTGGCTGCCAACTGGCAGGCCAGCGGCGGCTGGACCGACGGCGCGCAGCGGCTGGGCACCAGCCCGGAGAAGGACGTCGGATTTCCCTACCGTTCGTCGCTGGTGCCGCGCCGCAACGCCGAGGTCGACGAACGCATGATGCGCTACGGATGGCAGTCGTACCTGATCGCCACCAGTCAGTTCGCGCAATGGATCGACCGCGGCCGTCCCGCGCCCACCCATCACCGGTGGAGCCAGTACCTGCGCTGGGTGGCCGACGAAATCAACATGTCGGTGGTGTACGGCGAAGTGGAGCGGCTCGCCGTCGACGGCGACCGGTGGGCGCTGCACACCGACGAAACGTGTGTGCACGCCCAGGGTTTGATGATCACCGGCCCAGGGCAGGCGGAACGCTCCCTGCTACCGGGCAACCCTCGGGTGATGTCGATCGCCCAGTTCTGGCATCGCGCCGGCCAGCAGGACCGGATCAATGCCGAGCGCGTGGCGGTGATCGGTGGCGGCGAGACCGCTGCGGCGATGCTGAACGAGCTTTTCCGGCATCGGGTTTCGACCATCACGGTGATCTCACCGCAGGTGACGCTGTTCACCCGCGGCGAGAGTTTCTTCGAGAACACGCTGTTCTCCGATCCCAGCGACTGGACCGCACTGACCGTGGAAGAGCGGCGCGACGCGATCGCTCGGACCGACCGCGGGGTGTTCTCGTCGAACGTGCAGGACGCCTTGCTGGCCGACGACCGGATCCGGCATCTGCGGGGCCGGGTCGCCCATGCGGTGGGGCGCGACGAGCAGATCCGACTCACGCTGTCGACCAACCGGGGCAGCGAAAACCTCGAGACCGTACACGGTTTCGACCTGGTGATCGACGGATCGGGTGCCGACGCGCTGTGGTTCACCTCGCTGTTCAGCCAGGACGCGCTCGACTTGCTGGAGCTGGGCCTGGGTGGCCCGCTGAGCGGAGACCGCGTCCAGGAGGCCATCGGCCACGACCTCGCCGTCGTCGATGTCGCTCCGAAGTTGTTCCTGCCCAACCTCGCCGGGCTCAACCAGGGCCCGGGCTTCCCCAACCTCAGCTGTCTGGGCCTGCTGTCCGATCGGGTGCTCGGCGCCGATCTGGGCTCCGGCGCCCCATTCTCGACCCACCGAGCCTCGAGCAGGAGAGATGATGAG